Genomic window (Nymphaea colorata isolate Beijing-Zhang1983 chromosome 1, ASM883128v2, whole genome shotgun sequence):
ATGTTTTGGGCAAAAGGTCTAGCCAAACGCACCAACTTAACATCATGGTATGATAAcaacataaattttatatgaaaaaaagccTGACTAGTCTAGTTGCTAATGACTTCCATAGAGTTACGAATAAGAATGGCCATAGAGTTGCCATATACACCATTTGACTTTAAATATTTACTGTTACATCCTACAAAAAAGTTTATTGACTACAATATAGTCCAATATGATCATTCATGTTGGTGAGAAAGCAACATTAGACAAAGTGAAAGTCAATTTGATTATGCTGCAATGAGAATTGTTAGACAAGTTCTGAACAGATCTAGTTTGCAGTGTAACAAACCATTTTTTGGTCTGCTATCGCTAATGTCCTGCAAGAGGCAATGGCGCTTGTAAGGGTTTCTGAGACAGGAACATCTGAGGCTTTACAGAAGATTGTGAAATTTAATAGAGGCTGACCAGACCTGTTACATACTTCCCATctgaaatgcaatgaaatgGAAAGGGCTGGAACTGGGTTCCATTCAGAGTTTTTTATTGTCTTTCATATCCATTTGCTATTCCGTTTCTGTTTATGAGGTATAATTGTAGTTACAATACTGAAAAGaattgttggatttgggcaGTTCTATGTCATTGGGACCTTACTTATTGCCATGATACTACAATGGCAGTGTTTTGGCTGTCCTAATCTCTTGGATGGATAGATTTTGCTTGTTTTAGAGAGTGTGGCTCGCTCCTTAGGACCCTGTGAACTGGTCCTTAGCACACTGGACTATTAGTATCAGGTTTTTCTTTTACCTTCTTGGCTTTCCAATGTGCTTTTACGCTATCATGGTCACCTGATGCTTACTAGGGAATATCTTGTGTCACATGCGTATGCCTGTTTGGGTACTAACTTGTGTATATGCTATGGGGGATTGGCTGGGGGTGCTGCTTTGGTGAAGCAAACTTCAtaagaagaacagaagaagaagagcgcCTGGCTGCTGCAGGAGGAGTGGCTACAAAGTTCATGGGTAGaggcagaaaaaaagaaaatgcattggGGTTTCATGAGTTGGACCTTTTCTTTTGTACTTTTCTTTCATTACAATTTCCAAAGGGTCTCAGTTTTCAATTCATGAAAAGttatttcttttacattttcgCATTTAAAGTTCTCCTTTATTACACTTTACTAGAGACGCTAAGGCTTATTTTACAatttacaaaaagtttcttttaactcgaTGCACCCCATATCTATTCCCTGTTCACTTTATATTGAGGTGCAACATCAGATTCCAGAGTGTAAGACGTTTTCTCCTTTGAATGTTCCAACTGGAGACAATTATGAGGAAATCTTCTCTTTATTTGCACACATGCATATCGAGGGCCGGAGCCAAGGGAGGCCCGCATGGGCCATGGCCCAACctcaaaaagattttttttttttaaatttacatgtaaattttaagaaatttcacttgtcatatataaaatttttgaaaaatgatatttttgcccctatcaaaatttagaaactttaattcggcccccctcaagaaaaatttctagctctgcccctaTGCATATCCATATGTATAATTTGTGTCTGTGCATGTGTCCTCTAAAATTTTGTTCGCCTTTTCCATTGTGATCTGGATGTTAAAAATTATACGTCTTAAATGGTCTGTAAAACTGATTTTTCAGGGTGGAAAGCTCCCTACCCCAGAGCCTTGTGAAgaagttttctcttttattgtaGTCAGCAATAAAGGCATGGCAGAACACTGCAAAAGTGGATGCAAGGGTCAACTTCTTGTTTGATAAGCAAAAATCACCGCCCGAGAAGCATGCACCAGTTGTGAATGTTGACAAGGTATGCATACCTTTCTGGttacctttcttttttattcccATATATATGGAATTCTACTGGTATATTTGACAGTAGTTGGAGATTATGCTTGGCTTTGAAAAGCAGTTGGActgatccttctttttttctcccgATATCATGTGTCACAGCCTGTGCAAACCTGTTCACTGATTCTCCTTAAAGTGTATGGACATGCAGCTATTTGGTTTAACAAGCATAATGCCTAATGGGCATAAAATAtgtgttttcatttatttattatatttggctaatattcaaattatgaatgtagatacatataaaaaacttaGCTAATTAATCAAATTACATTTCGAATTAGattgtatttaaaagttagatttggaCCAGATTTGCATATGGCTTAAAAGTCATAAATCGGATTCGGATGGATTCGAATGTAGATTTTAAAATCAGATACAAATATggtacaatatttttttatctgaattcaaatccaagtccgaatccgaatatatgaatattcaaaaaattagatatggtaaaaggtatatctgatctgaatctgatccgttgacattccTACCCTTATGGGCACTTGCGAACTTCTTCCAACATCAGTTCGATTGTTACAGATTGGTCTTTCTATTTATTTCTGAAAGATTTGCAAATGGGGGATGAAACAAAAGATCCCAATAACCTTCCCTCCACCATCTGGCTATGTTCAATCGAACAGCTTTGAGGCCACTTGTGAGATATGTGGATAGCATAAACGTGAAATCtcacgttctctctctctttctttatatatatataaacagggAGAAAAAGGTGCACTCAGTATTGTACTCCAATACTGAATGTTGAAAATATccatcatatttttctcttaattgtccATCATATTAGATTGAAAAATACtgattagatggctgagtgactcaaaaaaaccaaaatcaccattcagtgtatatatatattcctatGACCCTTTGCCTCTTGTTGAAAGATAAATGATCTCTAGGATAATAATTTAGGGTATACTccaatttgtttatttttgctCAATCGTTATATGTAAGACATACATTTACGATTGTTAATTAATTTAGTCATTGACCTTAGCCATAGTGAACCCAGATGCATGAATTTTCGTGCTCTAGTATGGCTAATAACTAAAAGACCCTTAGTTTACccttaaaaaaactttttgtaaaatgacaaaaaaaaatgaaaaaataaagactagaagatatttttaataaattaccaaaatatccttcCCTCTTTCACTGTTCTGTGTGCACAGTATACACAACTTTCTCTCATCAAAAAGTACCGACATTAACGGATGACAGTAAAAAAGATGGAGCATTTTGGCCATTTTGCAGGCATGCTCTCCTGCTCTCTCGGTTACTTCCGAACCCTCGACAAAAGTAGTTCTTTGTCTTTGTTCTATGTTCCAGCTGtaaattcatttgttttttgagCTGATCAATAAAAATAGGAGGCTAGTTTCGGTTTTAAGCTCATGAAGGGTCAACTTCCTATGCTACAAAAGAGGCACATCAATATACAAGTTGGAGCACCAAGAGACACCACCCTAAAGCACTCAAAATGAACATATGATATtatggggagatgaagagaAGGGTGGGGACTTTGGTTCTCTTGGACAGCATATTGAAATACTCCTCTTACTCACCCTAAAAAAGAAGGAGGCACAACCTTCAGCAATTAGTTGGTTTTAGAATACTTCCAATGCATGGTGGAGTTTGTTTATGAATTAAGGATCTAACACTTGAAGGATCTAACACATACTCCTTATATTCTTATATAGAGAAATTGCGCCCAGCAGGTTTATTTCATACTTTATTTCAGTTCATAGGCAAACCCACTTCTTCAAGACCTAAATATTACAACTTTTGATCTACTTGAACATAAAAGATGTTAACCAGGGTCATCAAGATTGGGTGGAATGGGtcaattcaaataaaaatggTAGGAAGGTGATGGAATACCATGAATCTCGGCTTGGATATTATAAAGGGCCAAATGATGACATTAATTAAGTAACGAATCAAAAGCAGAAAAGCAAGATTTTGAGtatcataaaaaacatgcaaaGCACATTAGAGGGAAACTCATTTTAATGCAACATTGACATTCTTGTAGATCATGGGGTTTTCACAATATTAATCAGACCTTATCagcttcatattttttttgggtaGCACTTATTCCAGCAAACAAACGAACAAGCAGCAGGGAATACAAGAGGCGACCATAAATACTTCACTTAAAACTATATACTAAtagtaactctctctctctctctctctctctctctctctctctctctctctctctctaaccaaACACAGCCTCAAAAGACCGCAGGATGTTTGTCCCGTTCCTATCCATGATGTGGGTAACGACGCCCTGGTAGACCTTGTAATAAAAGCTGGATACGTTCCTGGCCTCGATCAGAAACCGGCGAGTCTCCGCTCCAATTAGCTGAGAAGCCCAGATCTGCCCCTCCAACACCCTGACAAACACCAAGCCAGTGACGTTGCCTACAGCAAACTGGGCTTCCATGTTGAACTCAAGGGACGTGCTTGCGTCGGCGACATCCTGCCAGTGTCCCTGAGAAGACGGCAGGAAGGCAGCCATGGCCGTGTATGAGATGCTCccaaggaagagaaagagaagagccGCCTGGATACAAGCTGGGTGCATGGCCATGGTTGATCTATTCTTGGCTTCTTTGCTTTCGTTGATCGGTTGAGGTGATCGACTATATATTGGGGCAGTTCAGAAGGGTGCGTTGTACTCTTAGATGACCACGACATGTTGATCACTTTATGCTTTCCAATTCCAAGGGCTTCACAGATGACAAGCGCCAATCTATGGCTGCAAAACCGTTGGATTGTTGGTCAACCAAAAATACATTCATGGAGTCAATTGGTGGGAATACCACTCGGCCGGAAAATTGGATGACTTCCTTGTTATATCCCATCcattctattatatatatatatatatgtatatatatatataaaaaacaaactgACTGGATGTCCAATACAATATGATAAACaattaagaggaaaaaaaaaagtgatgagtctttttgtcatttagtattaattttcatattttttctctttgtttgtaTCTCAACTATTCATATGTTTCAGATGAATGGCTCTCCTTAAATATTTGGGTAACTCTAGGTAGCTAGAGTCTGTTTTTGACTAATGGGTTTTTCCTTTTAGGAATCAAACTGAGCTATGTATAATGTTCACTCGTTGGACAACAACTACTTATCTTGTGAAGATCAATTACATAGCGCTGAGTGCACACCTATGTGCACATAACAAATATAAACtcaaaaaccacaaaaaaagaaaaaacaaaaagcaggTGGGggcattttaattttttttataaaaaaatatgtacattttaatctCTTAATATTTTTAGAATTCCCTTGTTATCCTTCCAAAAGTCCATCTTTTTTAGTTTAACAagggtattttaatcattagTCATTACATGCTTCTGTGCATGCACGACGGTGTGCACCTAACCAGCTTCGAAGATGAATACCACGATGGagaaactaaaacaaaagaTAGTATGAACTTTCCAAGCTCTACTGTCTGGCTGCTATGATAATAGATCTATGGGCCACACTGGTCGATGAGAAGGTGATTGAAtgcaaacttatttttttggaGACAATCAGAATACAAGGCGTGAGGACTTTCTTTTTATGTTATTCTTATCCAACGTGAACTCTTCGAATCCTCGGTGAAAGCTGCACGTCATGAACGACTGATCTTTGAAATTATGCCTCATGGAAACTACTACATCGGTAAATTTACGTTGCAGATAATCAAAACCACTTTAGTTATTGCATAAAAGATCTGGTTTTTGTCCTAATGGTCTGGAACCTGCCAATATGGCATATAGAGGGTACGGCAATTTGTtaataagaaaaacaatggTGATGGGGAGCCTTCTGGTAATCCCCTGTTAGCGATTGTGGCTGCGGAGCAGTCATCAAGGGAAGAAAAGATCATGGAGGATATTCAAGTGCTTGAGGAAAATTGGGAGCCCCAAAATTATCATTCTGCAAGATGCGTGTCAGAAAATGGTGGAGCCGTTCCGATGGTCGGCTATAGGTTGCCTGGTAAGGTCGCCTGGTATGGTTTAGATTAACTACGAAGCAGTTTTCGTAAGCTTTCTTCCCAATGGTTGAACAGAGTCTTTCCTCGTTTCACCATTTTGGAATAAGGAAAGTTACTGATAAGAGTTCCAAATGAAGAACTAAATATCGTAACGCAACCTCGTTCCTGGTTCGTGCATCGAAAGTGCTTGATGGCCTCAAAATGGCTTCTGGGTGAGCAAGGGCCGGGCTGCCAGGAACACGATTCTCAGAATGAAGGTAAAGTAAACTGTAACTGAGAACCCAACAGAGATCAGACAAGCCTGCGATCAGTTCTTCTATGAGCTTCTAGCGTCAGAGGAGGGATTGGGGGGATTTTTCCAATTGCTTTAGAAGGTCTGATAGTGTCAACGGAGgaaaactttttccttcttcaaccTGCGTCCTTGGAAGAGGTGAGAAGAACTGTTTCTCATCTGACCCAGACAGTGCACCTGGATCAAATGGTTTTCCAACTACTTTCTACCAAGACAATGGCATTATGTAGGCAAAGATCTTTTGGACATGATAAACTCCTTCCTTCAATCGGGCATGATTGTGAAAAAGCTTAACAAGGCCCACTTAGTGCCGATTCCTAAGAAGCAAGTGGCTTGCAAAGTTCAAGATTCCAGGTCAATCACATTATGCAACTCAACCTACAAATTCATATACAAACTATTAGACTTGAGAATGAAGTCTATACTTTCCCGGATCGTGGATCAAAGCCAGCGGCTTTCTTGCCTGGTAGAAGGCTGAGTGTCAATGTAATACTCACTCATGAGATTCTTGACTTCCTCAGCCAATATGCAAGCCCGACCTGCTACCTTAAAATTGATCAGGTGAACTTGTATGACAGGGCTAACTGGTCCTCCTTGCTTGATGCTCTTAAAGCTCTTGGATTCTCGGACACGTGGGTAGATAGATTATCAGCTTGTTTCTCCACGGCCTCAGTATCCATCGTGTTAATGGCTCTCATGTGggttctttgatatgaaaggaGATGTGAGACAAGGGGATCATTTATCCCCATATTTATTTGTCGTTCTCATGGAGGCTTTTGCCCGTTTCCTCACGTATAAAGTATCCAGTGGAAAGCTAAAAACCCCTTATGTCTCTTTTCTTGGTCCCCACCCACCTAACCTTTCATATGTTGATGATGTTTTTATTCCATCTAAGATTGAGAAGGAATCACTTATGGAAACTCGGCAATGTATGGCTGATTTTGAAGGCAAGGTAGGGTTGAAGATTAATCAGGATAAATCGGGTGCCATCCTATTTCACGCAGACCAGCTTCAGAGTGATATGATAATTTCCATTTTGAAATGGGAGAAGATCCCCTTGCCCTCCATTTATTTGGGTCTGCCCCTGTTCATTGGGAAGATGAACTACTCAATATATGGGCGCCTTTGATAATCAAGGTTGAAAACAGGTTAGCAGCTTGGAAAGCGAGAGTCATATTTCATATATGGGGAGACTCTGTCTTCTCAAGCACGTGAGGAGTCGGGTCATAGGTTTCTGGATGACAGGGAAGAGGCATAAACTTTAGGTTTAAGGCAGCTGGTTTGGAACCTAGTGATCATATGGTGAGAGCGAGTGGTGGAAGAGGTCGGTGGTGGAATCGGGTCGGGAAGGGCAGTTGTAGCTAGGTCGGGGGATGGTGAAGGCAGGAGATCAGTGGCGGGAGTCAGATTAGGAAGACTAGTTGGTGGACATTGTGATGGAGATAAAGAGGGTGGTTGTGGGAGAATGATCGGTGATGCGGGAGTAGGTAAGGGAATATGTACTTGCACAATGGCTGTAGGAGGATCAGACGAATTGGTGATTGAGGTTAAAAGGAAAAACTCCTTCATCAAAGATCACACTTCGATCCACCATGATTTTCTGAGTTTGTTTGTCATAGCACAAGTAACCTTTGTGTTGACTATTGTAGCCCAAGAAAGCACATTTGGCTGAGCGAAACTGTAATTTGTGAGCATTAGAAGGTCGAACACATGGGAAGCAAGCACAACTAAAAATCTTCATAAATATGTAATCAGGTGGTCGTTCGAATAAAACATGATAGGGCGATTTCATTTTTACAATAGGAGAAGGCATACGATTAATTTGATAGACTGCTGCAGTGAAAGCAAAATCCCAAAGCTGTTGTGGGACACCGACATGAGCCAAAAGTGTGAGCCCAGTTTCCACTATATGTCTGTGTTTTCGTTCAACACTGCCATTTTGTTCATGAGTATGAGGACAGGAGATTCTATGTTCAATGTCTTGGTGTTTATATAAGAGTGCAGTGATCGATATTCTCCACCTCAATCGCTTTGGAAAGACTTAATTCTGCAACCAACTTGTTTTCAACTTCcttttgaaatgtttgaaaaacagGCATCACATCTGTTTTATTTCTGATAATAAATATCCAAGTGTACCAAGAAAAAACATTCACAAAAGTAACATAATAACGATAACCATGTATTGAATCAACTGGGACAGGTCCCCAAACATAAGAAATAATCAACTTAAGGGGTGCCTCTACTGTActttcaaatgaatgaaaaggtAAGGTATGACTTTTTCCTAACTGACATGTTTCACAAACTTTATTAGAGCTTGAACGAAACATAGACAAACCAAACTTAGATAAAATATGACTAACTACTTTCATGCAGGGATGTTCCAACCAATGATGCAAAGTATCTATAGTGGCTCTTTCTCCTACTAAAGTCGTGGGTATGTATGACGTCTTTTGTAGCTCCACCTGATAAAGTCCACCTTTAGTTTTTCCTTGAAGAACTCACCCAGTCTTGCAATCCTTAACAAAACATTTGTCATTGTGAAACTCAAATATTGCATCATTATCTTTAGTAAACTGTTGGACCGAAAacaagttttttgaaattgatGGCACATGTAAGATTTGATTCATACGAAAATCTGAATTTGCAgccttaaagaaagaattttcaATGGAAGATATGAACAAACCTATCCCATTGCCGATTTTTAGTTGATCTTTGCCTTTGTAGTCTAAATTTGTTGACAAGTTGTTTAAATCTGCGTTGACATGATGAGTTGTCCCAGAGTCTGGATATCATGCACTATCTATCTCTTCGGAATAAACTATAGCAGCATTGACCTGTGGTGACTTGCCTTTCAGAAAACGATATTCTTTGCAATGCAGCGCACTGTGACCTGGTTGGCGGCATGCTTGACAGATGGTGCGGTAGTTTGTAACCATATGACCTGGATTTCCACACCCGTGACAGACTACTGAACGACTTGCTCCAATTCGACCAGAATTCAGGTTTCTGTTTTCACGGCCATGTCGATTAAATGGCCTGTTTGAGTAAGCTCTGTTTACTTGTTGATTGCCATATGCAATATTAGCAATATGGACTTTGCCTGTTTCAGGTTCATTTGCTTCACATTGAGCTTCATGAATCAAGAGAAGACTAAGGAGTTCCTCGAGTTCAATTTGTTCAACTTTGGTGTTCAAATAAGTCCTCAAAGCTCCATACTCATGAGTTGGAAGACCAGCAAGAATGTAAGACATGAGATCGTCATTCTCTACTGGTTTACATGCCAATGCCAACTGATGTGCAATGCCTTTTACTTTGTGAAAATAAGAGGCAATGGAGTCTATACCTTTTCTTATGGATTCAAGTCGAGCGCGAAGCCTTTGTATCCGGGAACGAGAGTGGGCTGCATACTTGCATCTCAAAGCACTCCATACTTCATGAGTCGTCTTCAATCCTACTATTTGACTATGTACAACATCTGTGAGGGAAGAAATAAGCCACCCAAGTAGCAGCTGATCCATCTTTTCCCATTCTATATATGCAGGATTTAGCGCTGCTTCCTTGTCTTTTCAGCAAGGAGAAATTTTGCAGGACACATATTTGTGCCATTAGCATATCCCATCAATCCGTAGCTTTTGAGAAGGGGAATGAACTGAGATTCCCATAACAAATAATTGTCTCTAGATAGCTTCACTGCAAGGAAGTGTTGCAGGCTTGTTGGTGCTGGAAGAACTGAGAAAGTGCTGACCACCTATTGTATTGAAGACATTCCAGCATTGTTTTGAGTTGACATGATCGATATGAGTGAGAGTAACAGCAATGTTTCAGCAGGAACAAGCCAACAAAAAGGAATACACCAAAAAGGGAGTGACGAAAAAAATTCACTAGTGGGCCGCCAAATCCCAAATTCCTGAatagaaattgaagaaacaggGGAAAACAAggtattcagcttcagcagTCGCAGGGAACTTCACAGCAACAGGCAGTCCTTCTAAAATTCACAATTCTTCAATGTCTGcttcaaaaaatctgaaaattggtggAAATGTTCTTCAAAAGTAGACGATTTCAAAATGCCCATGTTCGACCTTCACAGCCGATGAAGTTGACAATGccagcaaaaaaacaaaacacgACAGGTTTCAAGCAGGTGGGTGCTCTGTTCTGCGATTACTCAATGCAACCTGTTTGCctgaagctctgataccataacaGAAACTATAAATTCTCGAGGTATAGAGAACAAAATTTTAGGCAAAAATGTTTAACATGGTTCAACTCTTGTAGAGTCAACATGCACGGCCAAAGGCTAAtactctctcaatctctcatcCATTACCGTGAGATTGAGAGGTTCTATTTATAGTGATTTTATAGTTTACAAGCTCTTTATCCACTAATTTTACATATGCAGATTTTGTAGGGATTGAGTTTCCCTTGAGCTGATCCTTTCCTTTGATGGTGGCTTGATCAGTATCTCCTTGATCTTCTCGTGTGATAGACATATCCATATCTCCTTGATCTTCTCGTGTGATAGACATATCCATATCTCCTTGATCTTCTCGTGTGATAGACATATCCTTAACACTGCGCTAGCATTTGTTTCCTTCCTTCAGTTGTCTATGCCAAACTCAATAGTAGGATGGCTGCCTTCCTTTGGGGTGATGTGGACCAAGGGACGAGGCCTTACTACATAGGCTGGGGGCCAAGTCTGCAAACTTGTTTAAGAAGGAGGAACATGTATGAAACTGATTGAGGAAGTTAATTTGTCCAAGTTAGCTATTTTTGCTCTTCATGTCTGTCAAATCCAATGGATGGCCAAGGTTGATTGCCAATAAATTTCTTAAATGGAGAAGACTATGGACCACGCAGAAGAAAAATAGAGATTCCTGGTTCTTCACAAGCCCTGTATGCGGCTGGAAACATATTTACAGCGTCACTAAATGGAGTTCTGGTGAGGGAATCATAAGCTTTTGGCAGGACAATTGGTCTAGTAGTTGCTTGATAAACCAACTCATTCTTTATGAAATTGGGATCTTGGAAATCTGGTTTCAGACTTATCGTGTCTAACATTATTCTCTCCCCTGACTTCAATGTTTTTCTTAGGTGTATGAGAGTGGAAAGACATTGCATCAGTAACAAGGCTGACTGCTTATGCTTCAAAAATACCCTTGTTCAAGATCTAAACTCTCATGATATTTGGAAGCACATCAGACGTAAAAGGCAACAGGAAAAATGGAGAGAATGAGTCTGGTATGCACAAACAAACCCACGTGCCCAATGCAATTTGGCATGCGAGGTAGATTTTCTGTTCTAGATAAGCTTCAATGAAAGGGCATCCAATTGGCCAATCACTGTTTTATCTGTAGAGAGGCTGAAGTATTTTTTGACCAGCTGCTGTTCCAATGTAAGTTTGCTGCCAAGAAATAGGACTTAGCAAGGAAAAAATTCCACAAGAGAAATCAGCTACATCACAATGTtgttagaaaaataaaaataaaaatgg
Coding sequences:
- the LOC116254917 gene encoding uncharacterized protein LOC116254917 encodes the protein MDQLLLGWLISSLTDVVHSQIVGLKTTHEVWSALRCKYAAHSRSRIQRLRARLESIRKGIDSIASYFHKVKGIAHQLALACKPVENDDLMSYILAGLPTHEYGALRTYLNTKVEQIELEELLSLLLIHEAQCEANEPETGKVHIANIAYGNQQVNRAYSNRPFNRHGRENRNLNSGRIGASRSVVCHGCGNPGHMVTNYRTICQACRQPGHSALHCKEYRFLKGKSPQVNAAIVYSEEIDSA